Proteins from one methanogenic archaeon mixed culture ISO4-G1 genomic window:
- a CDS encoding AMP phosphorylase: MKLTAIKADLTHSEPIVILNSDDCLEMGVSEKDHVRVTGKTSLTTGVVVAKTALPKGFALIPNIIMDRCGIENASIIEVTYSPSPESIISIRKKINGEKLTREEIDSIIEDIMDGDLYDKEIIAFVSSFNIGNADSDEIAELAKSMASTGKSVDFGVRPIFDFHSLGGVPGNKITPIIVSIIASEGLTIPKLSSRAVSSACGTSDYVDTFCDVELDSETILRAVHNVKGVFACGNEDYAPVGDKIIRAERPMGIDPRPMMIASIMSKKISLGVTDLLVDIPVGRGTKIQDIETAYDFAEALIEVGDRLGIVTECAVSYADQPLGMTIGPILEARECIRILEGPKDDCEVLDKACRMAGIILEMNGFDDGTERAFSIVKSGKAHEKFLEIVKVQNGDPGLRSEDLVPGPFVKDVHAKNTGIVQYVDIPSIVAVAKGAGAPGDVGAGIELVHRAGDNVYRGDVLFRIYAESQGKLDRAIESARSRPPMFVSNGAISPRPDSMIVLRISPDDVLNRCLLG, encoded by the coding sequence ATGAAGCTCACAGCCATCAAGGCCGACCTGACCCACTCGGAACCCATCGTCATACTAAATTCCGATGACTGCCTCGAGATGGGTGTCAGCGAAAAGGACCACGTGCGTGTAACGGGAAAGACCAGCCTTACGACTGGGGTCGTCGTGGCGAAGACCGCCCTGCCTAAAGGGTTCGCCCTCATTCCGAACATCATCATGGACAGGTGCGGGATCGAAAACGCATCCATCATCGAGGTCACATACAGCCCGTCTCCGGAATCCATCATTTCCATCCGCAAGAAGATCAACGGTGAGAAGCTGACCAGGGAGGAGATCGATTCCATAATCGAGGACATCATGGACGGGGACCTATACGACAAGGAGATCATCGCCTTCGTGTCGTCGTTCAACATAGGCAATGCCGATTCCGACGAGATCGCGGAACTGGCCAAATCCATGGCGTCCACCGGCAAGAGTGTGGATTTCGGTGTGAGGCCGATATTCGACTTCCACAGTTTGGGCGGCGTCCCCGGTAACAAGATCACCCCGATCATCGTCTCCATAATAGCTTCAGAGGGGCTGACGATCCCTAAACTGTCGTCACGTGCGGTCAGCAGTGCCTGCGGAACGTCGGATTACGTTGATACGTTCTGCGACGTCGAGCTTGATTCGGAGACCATCTTAAGGGCCGTCCACAATGTGAAAGGTGTTTTCGCCTGCGGCAATGAGGATTACGCTCCGGTCGGGGACAAGATCATCAGGGCTGAACGCCCGATGGGCATCGACCCCCGTCCGATGATGATAGCGTCCATCATGAGCAAGAAGATATCCCTGGGGGTGACCGATCTGCTCGTGGACATCCCCGTTGGCAGAGGGACCAAGATCCAGGACATCGAGACCGCATACGACTTCGCCGAGGCGCTGATCGAGGTCGGCGACAGACTGGGTATCGTCACCGAGTGTGCCGTATCCTACGCCGATCAGCCCCTGGGCATGACGATAGGTCCCATCCTGGAGGCGAGGGAATGCATCAGGATACTGGAGGGCCCCAAGGATGACTGTGAGGTCCTGGACAAGGCCTGCCGCATGGCAGGGATAATCCTGGAGATGAACGGTTTCGACGACGGCACTGAACGTGCATTCAGCATCGTGAAGTCCGGGAAGGCCCACGAGAAGTTCCTGGAGATCGTCAAGGTGCAGAACGGAGACCCGGGCCTCCGTTCAGAGGACCTTGTCCCGGGACCGTTCGTAAAGGACGTGCATGCGAAGAACACGGGGATCGTCCAGTATGTGGATATACCGAGCATCGTAGCGGTGGCCAAGGGAGCCGGTGCACCCGGGGACGTCGGAGCAGGGATCGAACTGGTGCACAGGGCAGGCGATAACGTCTACAGAGGTGACGTGCTGTTCAGGATATATGCGGAGAGCCAAGGCAAGCTGGATCGTGCGATAGAGTCCGCAAGGTCCCGTCCGCCGATGTTCGTCTCCAACGGTGCGATATCTCCCAGGCCAGATTCCATGATAGTCCTGAGGATAAGTCCGGACGATGTCCTGAACCGATGTCTTCTGGGATGA